A window from Taeniopygia guttata chromosome 10, bTaeGut7.mat, whole genome shotgun sequence encodes these proteins:
- the PSMA4 gene encoding proteasome subunit alpha type-4 (The RefSeq protein has 1 substitution compared to this genomic sequence): MSRRYDSRTTIFSPEGRLYQVEYAMEAIGHAGTCLGILANDGVLLAAERRNIHKLLDEVFFSEKIYKLNEDMACSVAGITSDANVLTNELRLIAQRYLLQYQEPIPCEQLVTALCDIKQAYTQFGGKRPFGVSLLYIGWDKHYGFQLYQSDPSGNYGGWKATCIGDNSAAAVSMLKQDYKEGEMTLKTALALAIKVLNKTMDVSKLSAEKVEIATLTRENGKTVIRVLKQKEVEQLIKQHEEEEAKAEREKKEKEQKEKEK, from the exons ATG TCTCGAAGATATGACTCCAGAACTACCATCTTTTCTCCGGAAG GTCGCCTGTACCAAGTTGAGTATGCGATGGAGGCCATTGGGCACGCGGGCACTTGCCTGGGAATTCTAGCAAACGAtggagtgctgctggcagcagagcgGCGCAACATTCACAAGCTTCTCGATGAAGTGTTTTTCTCAGAGAAAATATACAAACTTAATGA GGATATGGCGTGCAGCGTTGCAGGAATAACTTCAGATGCCAATGTTCTAACAAATGAGCTGAGACTGATTGCACAGAG GTATTTGTTACAGTATCAAGAGCCCATTCCTTGTGAACAGCTAGTAACAGCTCTGTGTGATATCAAGCAGGCTTATACACAATTTGGAG GAAAACGTCCTTTTGGTGTTTCATTGCTCTATATTGGCTGGGATAAGCATTATGGATTTCAGCTGTACCAAAGTGATCCTAGTGGAAATTATGGAGGGTGGAAAGCCACATGCATTGGGAATAATAGTGCT GCAGCTGTGTCAATGCTGAAGCAAGACTACAAAGAAGGGGAAATGACCTTAAAGACTGCCCTGGCATTGGCCATTAAGGTTCTAAATAAGACCATGGATGTCAGTAAGCTCTCTGCTGAGAAAG TTGAAATTGCAACACTGACAAGAGAGAACGGAAAGACAGTAATAAGGGTTCTGAAGCAAAAGGAGGTGGAACAATTGATAAAACAacatgaggaggaggaagcaaaAGCTGAACGtgaaaagaaggagaaggaacaaaaagagaaggagaaatag
- the PSMA4 gene encoding proteasome subunit alpha type-4 isoform X1, protein MSRRYDSRTTIFSPEGRLYQVEYAMEAIGHAGTCLGILANDGVLLAAERRNIHKLLDEVFFSEKIYKLNEDMACSVAGITSDANVLTNELRLIAQRYLLQYQEPIPCEQLVTALCDIKQAYTQFGGKRPFGVSLLYIGWDKHYGFQLYQSDPSGNYGGWKATCIGNNSAAAVSMLKQDYKEGEMTLKTALALAIKVLNKTMDVSKLSAEKVEIATLTRENGKTVIRVLKQKEVEQLIKQHEEEEAKAEREKKEKEQKEKEK, encoded by the exons ATG TCTCGAAGATATGACTCCAGAACTACCATCTTTTCTCCGGAAG GTCGCCTGTACCAAGTTGAGTATGCGATGGAGGCCATTGGGCACGCGGGCACTTGCCTGGGAATTCTAGCAAACGAtggagtgctgctggcagcagagcgGCGCAACATTCACAAGCTTCTCGATGAAGTGTTTTTCTCAGAGAAAATATACAAACTTAATGA GGATATGGCGTGCAGCGTTGCAGGAATAACTTCAGATGCCAATGTTCTAACAAATGAGCTGAGACTGATTGCACAGAG GTATTTGTTACAGTATCAAGAGCCCATTCCTTGTGAACAGCTAGTAACAGCTCTGTGTGATATCAAGCAGGCTTATACACAATTTGGAG GAAAACGTCCTTTTGGTGTTTCATTGCTCTATATTGGCTGGGATAAGCATTATGGATTTCAGCTGTACCAAAGTGATCCTAGTGGAAATTATGGAGGGTGGAAAGCCACATGCATTGGGAATAATAGTGCT GCAGCTGTGTCAATGCTGAAGCAAGACTACAAAGAAGGGGAAATGACCTTAAAGACTGCCCTGGCATTGGCCATTAAGGTTCTAAATAAGACCATGGATGTCAGTAAGCTCTCTGCTGAGAAAG TTGAAATTGCAACACTGACAAGAGAGAACGGAAAGACAGTAATAAGGGTTCTGAAGCAAAAGGAGGTGGAACAATTGATAAAACAacatgaggaggaggaagcaaaAGCTGAACGtgaaaagaaggagaaggaacaaaaagagaaggagaaatag